The proteins below come from a single Elstera cyanobacteriorum genomic window:
- a CDS encoding DNA circularization protein has protein sequence MAWRDRLQPASFRGVPFFVDSADLEAGRRVVLHEYPLRDLPSAQDLGRAQRKFGVTAYVLGKDYLDARDRLLKALETGGAGTLILPTWPAQQMVLAAPARLSESKEEGGICRISLQFAEAGEPVHPAAAGGGPNAAAERVTVARRAARDRFAGDWRMRQPNGGLLSSLVTDALGDEWGGLLVALTAVASDTGSLTSAGGVLLGSLLGDFTAGDRQSIGDGAALAEGLLGIVAGLVDPVAGTLAADPLLRALAALVYVPQWGAAGTGVAYPRGSAQPGWAANWPMSSNRQILRGNRSALADLLGQAVVIETARHVTDYTPASTRDAITRRDRLIEGLDEAVDRIQVWDATYTVATDADRGQSAALTEALTACVIGAADALNAAASLVRLTQVTLTQTLPAVVLAYDRSEDERGADDIVLRNRIIHPLALPAGVPLEVKV, from the coding sequence ATGGCTTGGCGCGACCGTTTGCAGCCCGCAAGCTTTCGCGGGGTGCCGTTTTTTGTCGATTCCGCTGATCTAGAAGCGGGGCGGCGGGTGGTGCTGCACGAATATCCGCTGCGCGACCTGCCGTCCGCCCAAGATTTGGGGCGGGCGCAGCGGAAATTCGGGGTAACGGCCTATGTGCTGGGCAAGGATTATCTCGATGCCCGTGACCGGCTGCTCAAGGCGCTTGAAACCGGCGGCGCCGGAACCCTGATCCTGCCGACCTGGCCCGCCCAGCAAATGGTGCTTGCGGCACCCGCGCGCCTATCGGAAAGCAAAGAGGAAGGCGGCATCTGTCGGATATCGTTGCAGTTTGCCGAGGCGGGGGAGCCGGTGCATCCGGCAGCGGCGGGCGGCGGGCCGAACGCGGCGGCGGAACGGGTTACCGTTGCCCGGCGGGCGGCGCGTGACCGGTTTGCCGGGGATTGGCGCATGCGCCAGCCAAACGGCGGGCTGCTGTCGAGCCTTGTGACGGATGCTTTAGGCGATGAATGGGGCGGGTTGCTGGTGGCGCTCACGGCGGTTGCCAGCGATACCGGCAGTCTGACCAGCGCGGGCGGCGTCCTGCTGGGTAGCTTGCTGGGCGATTTCACGGCGGGGGACCGCCAGAGTATCGGTGATGGTGCGGCGCTGGCGGAAGGGCTGCTGGGCATTGTGGCAGGGTTGGTCGATCCGGTGGCGGGCACTTTGGCGGCGGACCCGCTGTTGCGCGCGCTTGCCGCGCTGGTTTATGTGCCGCAATGGGGCGCGGCGGGTACGGGGGTAGCCTACCCGCGCGGATCGGCGCAACCCGGCTGGGCTGCCAATTGGCCGATGTCCAGCAATCGCCAGATTTTGCGCGGCAACCGCTCGGCTTTGGCCGATCTTCTGGGGCAGGCGGTGGTGATCGAAACCGCCCGCCATGTCACCGACTACACCCCCGCCAGCACCCGCGACGCCATCACCCGGCGCGACCGGCTGATCGAGGGGCTGGATGAAGCGGTGGATCGAATACAGGTATGGGATGCCACCTATACGGTAGCAACCGATGCCGACCGGGGGCAATCCGCCGCGCTGACCGAGGCGCTGACGGCCTGCGTTATCGGCGCGGCGGACGCGCTGAATGCGGCGGCGAGCCTCGTGCGGTTAACCCAAGTGACACTAACCCAGACCCTGCCCGCTGTGGTGCTGGCCTATGACCGGAGCGAGGACGAACGCGGCGCCGACGATATCGTTCTGCGCAATCGGATCATCCATCCGCTGGCCCTGCCCGCTGGGGTGCCCTTGGAGGTGAAGGTATGA
- a CDS encoding baseplate J/gp47 family protein has translation MPFFRPSLRDQVARIGADIAARLPGANAGLRRSVLGVLARVFAGAVDGLYGYLTWLARQIFPDTAETAYLDRWAAIWGVTRKPAARAFGALRVTGFVGAVIPAGTAWAYQPGIGDDGQVLPTVLVEAVAEAQIPAAGFTLVSARAVEAGGGGSLPADARLSLVNAVPGVLPDARVETAWSGGADVEDDESLRERLLARIQRPPEGGAVHDYLAWALAVPGVSRAWVYPHRMGLGTVGVAVMWQAGGGADRPATDAELQLVFNTIDDRRPVTAGLFVFALRPVAINLVIRLKPPTQAVRDAVRANLLDLFMREGAPGGVLLISHIREAISTALGEWDHVVDPPTGPGIANDQWGNAVMTDATGIPVLGTITWLPL, from the coding sequence ATGCCGTTCTTCAGACCGTCTCTGCGCGACCAAGTAGCGCGGATCGGGGCGGATATTGCCGCGCGCCTGCCCGGCGCTAATGCCGGGCTGCGCCGGTCAGTGCTGGGGGTACTGGCCCGCGTTTTCGCGGGCGCGGTCGATGGCCTCTATGGCTATCTGACCTGGCTGGCGCGCCAGATTTTTCCCGATACGGCCGAAACCGCGTATCTCGACCGCTGGGCTGCCATCTGGGGCGTTACCCGTAAACCAGCCGCGCGGGCCTTTGGCGCGCTGCGCGTCACCGGCTTCGTCGGCGCGGTCATTCCAGCGGGCACGGCCTGGGCCTATCAACCCGGTATTGGGGATGATGGGCAGGTGCTGCCGACCGTACTGGTGGAGGCGGTGGCGGAAGCGCAAATCCCCGCAGCGGGCTTTACCCTTGTATCGGCCCGCGCGGTGGAAGCGGGGGGTGGCGGCAGTTTGCCCGCCGATGCGCGCCTATCGCTGGTCAATGCCGTGCCGGGCGTGCTGCCCGATGCGCGGGTTGAAACCGCTTGGTCGGGCGGCGCCGATGTGGAGGATGACGAGAGCCTGCGGGAACGGCTGCTGGCGCGCATCCAGCGCCCGCCAGAAGGGGGTGCGGTTCACGATTACCTCGCCTGGGCGCTGGCAGTGCCCGGCGTTAGCCGCGCCTGGGTCTACCCGCACCGGATGGGCCTCGGCACCGTCGGCGTGGCGGTCATGTGGCAAGCGGGCGGTGGCGCGGATCGGCCAGCGACGGACGCCGAACTGCAACTGGTGTTTAACACTATCGATGACCGCCGCCCGGTGACGGCCGGGCTGTTCGTCTTTGCCCTGCGCCCCGTTGCCATCAACCTCGTGATCCGGCTCAAGCCGCCGACCCAAGCGGTGCGCGATGCGGTGCGCGCCAATCTGCTCGATCTTTTCATGCGCGAGGGGGCGCCGGGGGGCGTGCTGCTGATCTCCCACATTCGGGAAGCGATTAGCACGGCCCTGGGCGAATGGGACCATGTGGTCGATCCGCCGACCGGCCCCGGCATCGCCAACGATCAATGGGGCAACGCCGTCATGACCGACGCGACCGGCATTCCGGTTTTGGGGACGATCACATGGCTGCCCCTATAG
- a CDS encoding phage baseplate assembly protein V, with protein sequence MDQDTLGRAVAPLGRRAGRMIARGIIGVTRLIKGRQVAQTGRYAEETRDDTEVFQDYGFASRPHPGAEAVVVALAGDASHQIIIAVEDARYRFGPLKTGEVALYDDQGQHVYLYRDGIRVRDRHGNEALLSAAGLALTSPTAARVTAPQVIVDSGDIRLGTDDLRPVARLGDPVQVDGKTGSIIGGSDIVRAG encoded by the coding sequence ATGGATCAGGATACGCTGGGTCGGGCGGTCGCCCCGCTGGGGCGGCGCGCCGGGCGCATGATTGCGCGGGGAATCATTGGGGTCACTCGGCTGATCAAAGGGCGGCAGGTGGCACAGACCGGGCGCTATGCCGAGGAAACCCGCGACGATACCGAAGTGTTTCAGGACTATGGTTTTGCCAGCCGCCCGCATCCAGGGGCAGAGGCGGTGGTGGTAGCGCTGGCGGGCGATGCGTCCCACCAAATCATCATCGCCGTCGAGGATGCCCGGTATCGATTCGGCCCGCTGAAAACCGGCGAAGTCGCGCTGTACGATGATCAGGGGCAGCACGTCTACCTGTACCGCGACGGAATCCGCGTCCGCGACCGCCACGGCAATGAAGCGCTGCTCTCGGCAGCCGGACTCGCCTTAACCAGCCCAACGGCTGCGCGGGTCACAGCGCCGCAAGTGATTGTCGATAGTGGCGATATTCGCTTGGGCACCGATGATCTACGCCCGGTCGCCCGGCTTGGCGATCCGGTGCAGGTGGATGGCAAGACCGGCTCGATTATTGGCGGGTCCGATATCGTCAGGGCCGGTTAG
- a CDS encoding phage baseplate assembly protein encodes MIDTPLVPPMEPVTLILDGGAIEGWTEVRVSRALDHAAGDFSLGLTDKSRGPDGVAVPARLYCGAECRVAIGGDIVLTGYVDDVSISYTATSHAIRVSGRSKTCDLVDCSVDPAYSGAGKGGKEKPLSGLFDKRGEIARSVRGDKAVTAGLATQAEPVKQAPAAAEGGHFRGQRLGQVAQALARPYGVTVLAVGDTGEPLPGITVEKGDKVFDVIERLCRLRGLLASDDARGNLILARPGGGRDQGTLTLGKTILAGDAKFSIKDRYSEYRVFGQSPSLHRDAYGRTSDDDELIDPDDTDNDGPAADGPAVAPEDRDDIADRAEAVAVAQGVARDAGVPRYRLLVVQAETAAEAGGVQGRAEWEAAHRLGKSLELTYTVPGWRSATARLWETNGTVWLADPLAALDRSLIVAGLEFALDNQGGMVTRLTLAPAEAYLPEPLKAKKPKSGGGRDSDGKTKPQGLFGPRGEISTGVNG; translated from the coding sequence ATGATTGATACCCCACTGGTCCCCCCAATGGAGCCGGTGACCCTGATCCTTGACGGCGGGGCCATCGAAGGCTGGACCGAAGTCCGGGTATCGCGCGCGCTTGATCACGCTGCGGGAGATTTTAGCCTCGGGCTGACCGACAAAAGCCGGGGGCCGGATGGGGTGGCGGTCCCGGCGCGGCTGTATTGCGGGGCGGAGTGCCGGGTGGCCATCGGCGGCGATATCGTGCTGACCGGCTATGTCGATGATGTGTCGATCAGCTATACCGCCACCAGCCACGCCATCCGCGTTTCGGGCCGGTCAAAAACCTGCGATCTGGTGGATTGTTCGGTCGATCCCGCTTATTCGGGCGCAGGTAAGGGCGGTAAGGAAAAGCCGCTGTCCGGCCTGTTTGATAAGCGCGGGGAAATTGCCCGCAGCGTGCGCGGCGATAAAGCGGTGACCGCCGGGCTGGCGACCCAGGCCGAACCGGTCAAGCAAGCCCCGGCGGCGGCGGAAGGCGGGCATTTTCGCGGGCAGCGGCTGGGGCAGGTGGCGCAAGCGCTGGCGCGCCCCTATGGCGTAACGGTGCTGGCAGTCGGTGATACGGGCGAACCGTTACCGGGCATTACGGTCGAGAAAGGGGATAAGGTTTTCGATGTCATCGAACGGTTGTGCCGGTTGCGCGGCCTTTTGGCGAGCGACGACGCGCGGGGAAATCTTATCCTTGCCCGGCCTGGCGGTGGCCGCGATCAAGGCACGCTCACCCTCGGAAAAACCATCCTGGCCGGAGACGCCAAATTCTCGATCAAAGACCGATATTCCGAATACCGCGTCTTCGGGCAGTCCCCCAGCCTGCACCGAGACGCCTACGGACGCACCAGTGACGACGACGAACTTATCGACCCCGACGATACGGACAATGATGGGCCTGCGGCTGACGGCCCGGCGGTAGCCCCAGAGGATCGGGACGATATCGCTGACCGCGCCGAAGCGGTGGCAGTCGCCCAGGGCGTTGCCCGCGATGCGGGCGTGCCGCGCTACCGGCTGCTGGTGGTGCAGGCCGAAACGGCGGCGGAGGCGGGCGGCGTCCAAGGGCGGGCCGAATGGGAAGCCGCGCACCGTTTGGGCAAGAGTTTGGAGCTAACCTATACGGTGCCCGGTTGGCGCAGCGCGACCGCCCGTCTGTGGGAAACCAATGGCACGGTGTGGCTAGCCGACCCGCTGGCGGCGCTGGATCGCAGCTTGATCGTCGCGGGGTTGGAATTCGCCCTCGATAATCAGGGCGGCATGGTGACCCGGCTGACCCTGGCCCCGGCAGAAGCCTACCTGCCCGAGCCGTTGAAAGCCAAAAAGCCCAAAAGCGGCGGCGGGCGCGATAGCGACGGCAAAACCAAGCCGCAGGGCCTGTTCGGTCCGCGCGGGGAAATTTCGACCGGGGTGAACGGTTAA
- a CDS encoding phage GP46 family protein, which yields MDPKIIWSSETWDGDLSFLPPDLQHDDDLMTAVLISLFTDRRALPDDPLPDGVSIWRGVEGDAVPVLSGRRGWWADPTLDALPDGRADWIGSRLWLLSREKWTAAVAERLRLYAEEALAWLIDDGVADRVTVAVARGPFQVIQLYVEILRTGGAVFTGRFDWAWSDLFKLQQ from the coding sequence ATGGACCCTAAAATCATCTGGTCATCGGAAACCTGGGACGGCGATCTGTCGTTTCTGCCGCCCGACCTGCAGCATGACGACGATCTAATGACCGCCGTGCTGATCAGCCTGTTCACCGACCGCCGTGCGTTGCCGGACGATCCGTTGCCCGATGGGGTGAGCATCTGGCGCGGGGTGGAGGGGGATGCTGTTCCGGTGCTTTCCGGGCGGCGCGGCTGGTGGGCCGACCCGACCCTAGACGCGCTGCCCGATGGGCGGGCCGATTGGATCGGCTCGCGCCTCTGGTTGCTGTCCCGCGAAAAATGGACGGCGGCGGTGGCCGAACGCCTGCGGCTCTACGCCGAAGAGGCGCTGGCCTGGTTGATCGACGATGGCGTTGCCGACCGGGTGACGGTTGCGGTGGCGCGCGGTCCGTTTCAGGTCATTCAACTGTATGTGGAAATCCTGCGTACCGGCGGCGCGGTGTTTACCGGGCGCTTCGATTGGGCCTGGTCGGATTTGTTTAAACTCCAGCAATAG
- a CDS encoding phage tail sheath C-terminal domain-containing protein translates to MAISFNLIPPDRRVPGQSFEFDSSRAGYFQEQVRVVLIGARLPTGTAPAGVLERVQGVDQAKTQFGRGSMLARMVEIFRRNNATAELWCLPVNDLATLPDDLTIDNEDIPIDYVGEVIPATGRIDYTGSAVTAAGVITLYIGGQRVRVTAAKADGPVQLAVKTTIAINQALDLPVTAVTDGDGVVLTARHRGEITNQIDLRLNYRGAIAGERLPTGAAVVLTPMAGGAGDPSMLTYLPKLGDEQWFAIVCPYTAGDAQQVVQEEMAARWHPDRQVYGLAFSALVAPLDDLLDYGQTLNGPYQSVMGIPACPAPPWEIAAAYGGQAALSLGIDPARPLQTLPLTGILPPAQGDRLTITDSNSLLYRGIATAQTESDGTLRIQREISTYRVNEWGEPDPSYLDLTTPATLSYYVRSLRQRLRLKFPRAKLARDGARISPGQAVVTLATIKAEVLAHYTTLERLGLVENIGAFVEYLIVERDPADPNRVNLLLPPDLVNQLRFIAGVVQFRLEFGA, encoded by the coding sequence ATGGCTATTTCCTTCAACCTGATCCCGCCGGATCGGCGGGTGCCGGGGCAGTCGTTCGAGTTTGACAGCAGCCGCGCCGGGTATTTTCAGGAACAGGTGCGGGTGGTGCTGATCGGCGCGCGCCTGCCGACCGGCACCGCGCCTGCGGGCGTGCTCGAACGGGTGCAGGGCGTCGATCAGGCGAAAACCCAGTTTGGGCGCGGGTCGATGCTGGCGCGCATGGTGGAGATTTTCCGCCGCAACAATGCCACGGCGGAGCTTTGGTGCCTGCCGGTCAACGATCTGGCGACCCTGCCCGACGATCTGACCATCGATAACGAGGATATCCCGATTGATTATGTCGGGGAGGTGATCCCGGCCACCGGCCGCATCGATTACACCGGTAGCGCGGTGACGGCGGCGGGGGTGATCACGCTGTATATCGGCGGGCAGCGCGTGCGGGTTACGGCGGCGAAGGCGGACGGCCCGGTGCAATTGGCCGTTAAAACCACCATCGCCATTAATCAAGCCCTCGATCTGCCCGTAACCGCCGTGACGGACGGCGATGGCGTGGTGCTGACGGCCCGCCACCGGGGCGAAATCACCAATCAAATCGACCTGCGGCTGAATTATCGCGGCGCGATTGCCGGGGAACGGCTGCCGACCGGCGCGGCGGTGGTGCTGACGCCAATGGCGGGCGGCGCGGGTGACCCGTCGATGCTGACCTATCTGCCGAAGCTGGGGGACGAGCAGTGGTTTGCCATCGTCTGCCCCTATACCGCAGGCGACGCGCAGCAGGTGGTGCAGGAAGAAATGGCGGCGCGCTGGCACCCGGACCGGCAGGTCTATGGGTTGGCGTTTTCCGCCCTGGTTGCGCCGCTGGATGATCTGCTGGACTACGGCCAAACCCTGAACGGCCCTTATCAGTCGGTGATGGGTATCCCCGCCTGTCCGGCCCCGCCGTGGGAAATTGCCGCCGCCTATGGCGGTCAAGCCGCCCTATCCCTGGGGATCGACCCGGCCCGCCCGTTGCAGACCCTGCCGCTGACCGGCATTCTGCCGCCTGCCCAGGGCGACCGGCTGACAATTACCGACAGTAACAGTCTGCTCTATCGCGGTATCGCGACGGCGCAGACCGAGTCGGACGGCACCCTGCGCATCCAGCGCGAAATCTCCACCTATCGGGTGAATGAATGGGGGGAGCCGGACCCGTCCTACCTTGACCTGACCACCCCCGCCACCCTCAGCTATTACGTCCGCTCCCTACGGCAGCGACTGCGGCTGAAGTTCCCCCGCGCCAAGCTGGCGCGGGATGGGGCGCGGATCAGCCCGGGCCAAGCGGTGGTCACACTGGCGACGATCAAGGCGGAGGTGCTGGCCCATTACACCACCCTGGAACGCCTGGGGCTGGTCGAAAATATCGGCGCGTTTGTCGAGTACCTGATCGTTGAACGCGATCCTGCCGACCCGAACCGCGTCAACCTGCTGCTGCCGCCGGACCTGGTGAACCAACTGCGGTTTATCGCCGGGGTTGTGCAGTTCCGCCTAGAATTTGGAGCTTAA
- a CDS encoding phage tail tube protein, whose protein sequence is MTGFTSATRANGSAGQAFSNRIAGTIYVRVDGEMLWARGAWKVNFARTVREGVAGQDRVHGYTEKPAIPSVEGEVTDRGELSLDKLSQIENATVTVELVNGKTYVLSEAWLVSELSIETEDGKFSVKFEGMDITEQMGA, encoded by the coding sequence ATGACCGGCTTTACCTCCGCCACCCGCGCCAACGGCAGCGCGGGCCAGGCGTTTTCGAACCGCATTGCCGGGACGATCTATGTGCGGGTCGATGGCGAGATGCTCTGGGCGCGCGGCGCCTGGAAAGTCAATTTCGCGAGAACCGTGCGCGAAGGCGTGGCGGGCCAGGACCGCGTGCATGGCTACACGGAAAAACCGGCGATTCCCTCGGTCGAAGGGGAAGTGACGGACCGGGGCGAACTTAGCCTCGATAAACTCAGCCAGATCGAAAACGCCACCGTGACGGTCGAGCTTGTGAACGGCAAAACCTATGTTTTGTCAGAAGCTTGGCTGGTTTCCGAACTGTCGATCGAAACCGAGGACGGTAAGTTTTCGGTGAAATTCGAAGGCATGGACATTACCGAACAGATGGGGGCCTAA
- a CDS encoding phage tail assembly protein, with protein MAVITLTHPIQVDGKDVTELTVPTRLTLGALQLMDNEKGEIGKLAGLIAGAFKIPLSSARQMDVADLGAVSEVLFPLLPTSGLGGTA; from the coding sequence ATGGCGGTGATTACACTGACGCATCCGATCCAAGTGGACGGCAAAGACGTGACCGAATTGACCGTGCCGACGCGGCTGACTTTGGGCGCGCTGCAATTGATGGACAATGAAAAGGGCGAAATCGGCAAGCTGGCGGGGCTGATCGCTGGGGCGTTCAAAATCCCCCTCTCCAGCGCGCGCCAGATGGATGTTGCCGATCTGGGGGCCGTGTCGGAAGTGCTTTTCCCTTTGTTGCCGACTTCGGGCCTGGGTGGGACCGCCTAG